A genomic region of Pelodiscus sinensis isolate JC-2024 chromosome 1, ASM4963464v1, whole genome shotgun sequence contains the following coding sequences:
- the SPRY2 gene encoding protein sprouty homolog 2 encodes METRGQNGSGSQSLLQVHRDSGRQQGESDLRDVLTQQVHVLSLDQIRAIRNTNEYTEGPTVAPRPGVKPTPRPASQHKNERPPGLPEHRHLTRVQHVQVHTSSRAPLSRSISTVSTGSRSSTRTSTSSNSSEQRLLGSPSGPVADGIIRVQPKSEFKSSELKPLSKEDLGMHAYRCEDCGKCKCKECTYPRTLPSCWICEKQCLCSAQNVVDYGTCVCCVKGLFYHCSNDDEDNCADNPCSCSQSHCCTRWSAMGVVSLILPCLWCYLPAKGCLKLCQGCYDRVNRPGCRCKHSNTVCCKVPSIPPRNLEKPT; translated from the coding sequence ATGGAGACAAGAGGTCAGAATGGCAGTGGGTCCCAGTCTTTGCTACAGGTTCACCGTgacagtgggaggcagcagggagaatcTGACCTGAGAGATGTTCTGACCCAGCAGGTTCACGTGTTGTCACTGGACCAGATCAGAGCCATCCGAAATACAAATGAATACACAGAGGGACCTACAGTGGCTCCGCGACCAGGGGTTAAACCTACCCCTCGTCCAGCTAGCCAGCACAAAAACGAAAGACCACCTGGCTTGCCTGAACATCGTCATCTTACCAGGGTCCAGCATGTACAAGTTCACACTTCCTCCCGGGCACCTCTGTCCCGTTCCATCAGTACGGTCAGTACAGGTTCACGGAGCAGTACAAGGACAAGTACAAGCAGCAATTCGTCTGAACAGAGACTTTTAGGGTCACCTTCAGGGCCAGTTGCTGATGGGATAATCAGGGTGCAGCCCAAGTCAGAGTTCAAGTCAAGTGAGCTGAAGCCCCTGAGCAAAGAAGACTTGGGCATGCATGCCTACAGGTGTGAGGACTGTGGAAAATGTAAGTGTAAGGAGTGCACTTATCCAAGGACCCTGCCATCCTGTTGGATCTGTGAAAAGCAGTGTCTTTGCTCAGCCCAGAACGTGGTTGATTATGGGACTTGTGTTTGCTGTGTGAAAGGCCTCTTCTATCACTGCTCTAATGATGATGAGGACAACTGTGCTGACAACCCATGCTCTTGCAGTCAGTCACATTGCTGCACTCGATGGTCTGCCATGGGTGTTGTGTCCCTCATTTTGCCTTGCTTGTGGTGTTATCTACCAGCCAAGGGTTGCCTTAAATTGTGCCAGGGGTGTTATGACCGGGTAAATAGACCTGGATGCCGCTGTAAACACTCAAACACAGTTTGCTGCAAAGTTCCCAGTATTCCCCCCAGGAACTTAGAAAAGCCAACATAG